Part of the Carnobacterium pleistocenium FTR1 genome is shown below.
TTCATTTGCTAGATCAATATCAAATCCTACGATTTCTCCTTCATTATCACGAAATCCCATTGGAGCAAAAGTATCGTCCAAACCTACAACTAAAGTCCCTTCTTCTTTGATTCGATCAAAAGAATCTTCTGTTGTTTCTTCTGCTCCACATCCTACTAATACTGTTGCCATTCCTAAACCTAAAACTATCTTTGCCATTGTATTTTTCATCTTATATTCTCTCCCTTTTGTTTAGTATCGTTTGTTGCTTGCAAGCTGCAGTCCTGAAAAACAAAAAAATCCTTTGATTTTCTATTAGTAAGAAAATCAAAGGACGATTGATATCAATATCGTGGTTCCACCTTTATTCGTAGTCTCTTCACAGAAGACTACCTCATCGCGTTCAAAACTGCTAAACACTAGTACTATAACGGGTACTCCCGGATCAATTTACTTGTAATAAAAACTACGTTCAATTGTCAGCTCAGAGATGTGTTTTCCGTATAGTCCCTTAATTGCTTCCACCACCGCAATCTCTCTATAAAAGTTTCTAAACTTACTTTTTCTCTTCAATGCTTTTAATCATTTTTTAATACTATAGCATAATTATTTGCGCTTGCCAAATATTTTTTGCCAAAATGTTGGTTTTTCTTTTGTTAACGTCATCAAAGGCACTGTTTCCCCTAAAATACGACGAGCAATATTGCGGTAGCCTTGAGAAGCTGGATTCTTTGGATTTAAAACAATAGGATCTCCTTTATTCGAAGAACGAACGACATCATCATCATCAAAGACAATCCCTAATAAATCAACGGATAAATGTCTAGTTATTTCATCAATATCCATTACTTCTCCATCTTGCATCATTCGTTTACGAATACGGTTAATAATCAACCGTGGCGGTTCAAGTTCTGTTTGTTCTAAGAGGCCGATAATACGGTCTGCATCACGTATAGCAGATATTTCAGGAGTAGTTACAAGAATTGCTTGATCTGCTGCTGCAATCGAATTTTGGAATCCTTGTTCAATACCCGCTGGACAATCAATTAATAT
Proteins encoded:
- the minD gene encoding septum site-determining protein MinD, which codes for MGIAIVITSGKGGVGKTTSTANIGTALALQGKRVCLIDMDIGLRNLDVILGLENRIIYDIVDVVEGRTKLHQAIIKDKRFNDNLYLLPAAQNADKNDINGQQMIEIVSELKKEYDYILIDCPAGIEQGFQNSIAAADQAILVTTPEISAIRDADRIIGLLEQTELEPPRLIINRIRKRMMQDGEVMDIDEITRHLSVDLLGIVFDDDDVVRSSNKGDPIVLNPKNPASQGYRNIARRILGETVPLMTLTKEKPTFWQKIFGKRK